The Ferrimicrobium sp. genome includes a window with the following:
- the fliP gene encoding flagellar type III secretion system pore protein FliP (The bacterial flagellar biogenesis protein FliP forms a type III secretion system (T3SS)-type pore required for flagellar assembly.) yields the protein MGSATLGTALLGAVGPATKLPSLNISLHGASGPSESLIIILVLTLLSVAPSLLILLTGFVQIVVVLSITRNALGLTATPPNQVLAGLALFLAIFIMAPTIKIVDHVAVQPYLHGQINAVQAYDRAQTPIKEWMLSNTRTQELELFAKVNHQGTVAPTSVSMDAVIPAFLLSELHSAFIIGFVIFLPFLVIDLVVSSILMSLGMMMLPPTLVSLPFKLLLFVMVDGWTLVVHALLVSMK from the coding sequence ATGGGCTCTGCTACTCTCGGGACGGCACTGCTTGGGGCCGTCGGGCCGGCAACGAAGTTGCCGAGCCTGAATATCAGCTTGCACGGTGCCTCAGGGCCGAGTGAGTCACTGATCATCATCTTGGTCCTCACCTTGTTGTCGGTTGCGCCATCCCTCCTTATCCTGTTGACGGGATTCGTCCAGATCGTGGTGGTGCTCTCGATCACGCGAAATGCACTTGGGCTCACCGCGACACCTCCAAACCAGGTGCTGGCGGGACTCGCTCTCTTTCTTGCGATCTTCATCATGGCACCGACCATCAAGATCGTCGATCATGTGGCGGTCCAGCCCTATCTGCACGGACAAATCAACGCAGTGCAAGCCTATGATCGGGCGCAGACTCCGATCAAGGAGTGGATGCTCTCCAACACCAGGACCCAAGAGCTTGAGCTCTTTGCCAAGGTGAATCATCAAGGCACGGTCGCACCAACGAGCGTTTCGATGGATGCGGTTATTCCCGCCTTCTTGCTCTCGGAGTTGCATTCGGCCTTCATTATCGGCTTTGTGATCTTTCTGCCCTTTCTCGTGATCGATCTGGTGGTGTCGTCGATCCTGATGAGTTTGGGGATGATGATGCTGCCACCAACGCTGGTATCACTTCCCTTCAAGCTGTTACTTTTTGTCATGGTCGATGGTTGGACACTTGTGGTGCACGCGTTGCTAGTGAGTATGAAATGA
- a CDS encoding flagellar biosynthetic protein FliO: MGSIASALLALGAVIALIVGMGKVAKRRRIGMVGAERGHGPLKVTQRVALGQKANIFVLDAGEKRLLIGVSGTQLQLLGELGVELAPEEPVEVLDLSMIEDPERELLATWGRTNGDIWHGRQKESVVAGIRRLLGGQQS, from the coding sequence ATGGGGTCGATTGCTAGCGCGTTGCTGGCGCTCGGGGCCGTCATTGCCCTCATCGTTGGCATGGGTAAGGTTGCCAAACGCCGACGCATTGGGATGGTGGGTGCTGAACGAGGGCACGGACCACTGAAGGTGACCCAGCGGGTCGCTCTTGGTCAGAAGGCGAACATATTTGTCCTCGATGCAGGGGAGAAGCGCCTGCTCATTGGGGTCTCCGGCACACAGCTTCAACTTCTCGGTGAGCTTGGCGTGGAGCTCGCCCCTGAGGAGCCGGTCGAAGTCTTAGATCTTTCAATGATTGAAGATCCGGAGCGCGAACTGCTGGCGACCTGGGGCAGGACGAATGGCGATATCTGGCATGGACGGCAGAAGGAGAGCGTAGTGGCTGGTATTCGCCGGCTACTCGGCGGACAACAGAGTTAA
- the fliN gene encoding flagellar motor switch protein FliN: protein MENEEIAEVERPVTVDNLAVLRNVEMELTVELGRAKMSVKALLNLTSGDVIELDRAANAPVDVLVNGTLVAHGEVVVVDDEFGVRIVEVVNSEEVDNLRAGR from the coding sequence ATGGAGAATGAGGAGATAGCCGAGGTAGAACGGCCAGTGACGGTCGATAACCTTGCGGTGCTTCGCAACGTCGAGATGGAGTTGACCGTAGAGCTTGGTCGGGCGAAGATGTCGGTTAAGGCACTTTTGAACCTCACCAGTGGTGACGTCATCGAACTCGATCGTGCGGCAAATGCGCCAGTCGATGTCTTGGTGAACGGAACTCTGGTGGCCCATGGTGAGGTCGTCGTCGTCGATGATGAGTTCGGCGTGCGCATCGTCGAGGTGGTCAACTCTGAAGAGGTCGATAACTTGAGGGCTGGGCGCTGA
- a CDS encoding flagellar motor switch protein FliM translates to MSWETTEDQKRRSIRPVDFRLPRSFERSHLRGVELLLESASRPSATLLGAALRRNVKIELDAIDQLSWESVLSELTGSGLVINFALHPLASRATIFLPAAVALRLIDLRLGGEGDSPPIESRELTDLEQNLASKLFEDMVTQVAAAISTQTAVVPDRIHTEPSLEFIQGIPLGEMCVWAKFRFSLGDDEASELSMILPYSMLRPVVETISSRAVVMQENGTDFQAAFERRLQEVPVIARVRLTPTTISSQAFLRLKPGDVVGLGHRKSRPMSVVVDRVELYKAVLGQAGSRVAAIIVGEEE, encoded by the coding sequence ATGAGCTGGGAGACCACAGAGGATCAGAAGCGACGATCGATACGACCGGTCGACTTTCGTCTACCAAGAAGTTTTGAACGTTCCCATCTGCGCGGCGTGGAGTTGCTGTTAGAGAGCGCATCACGGCCGAGTGCAACCTTGCTCGGGGCTGCCCTGCGCCGCAATGTCAAGATCGAGCTCGACGCAATCGACCAGTTGTCATGGGAGAGCGTCCTCTCAGAGCTGACTGGTTCAGGGTTGGTGATCAACTTCGCACTCCATCCGCTCGCTTCGCGAGCGACGATTTTTCTGCCGGCAGCGGTCGCCCTTCGGCTGATCGACCTTCGTCTTGGGGGTGAAGGAGACTCGCCACCGATCGAGTCGCGTGAGTTGACTGATCTCGAACAGAACCTCGCCTCCAAACTTTTTGAGGATATGGTGACCCAGGTCGCAGCCGCGATCTCGACCCAGACTGCGGTGGTACCCGATCGCATCCACACGGAACCCTCCTTGGAGTTCATCCAGGGCATACCCCTTGGCGAGATGTGTGTATGGGCGAAGTTCCGTTTCTCGCTTGGCGATGACGAGGCGAGTGAACTCTCGATGATCTTGCCCTATTCGATGTTGCGTCCGGTGGTGGAGACGATCTCCTCCCGAGCGGTCGTCATGCAGGAGAATGGCACCGACTTCCAGGCAGCCTTCGAACGCCGGCTGCAAGAAGTACCGGTCATTGCCCGGGTCCGTCTGACCCCCACGACGATCTCGTCGCAGGCCTTCCTTCGGCTCAAGCCAGGAGACGTGGTCGGCCTTGGGCACCGAAAGAGTCGTCCGATGTCGGTGGTGGTGGACCGAGTGGAACTGTACAAGGCGGTACTGGGGCAGGCTGGTTCCCGTGTCGCGGCAATCATCGTGGGTGAGGAGGAGTAA
- the fliL gene encoding flagellar basal body-associated protein FliL — MATRMAPVEATPEEQPKKKSKKKLLLIIIVVMVLAAVAAYFLVLKKPTKATKGAKTAVTLPSISYTMPVITTNLDDGHIVQAQMLLELAPGDTKAEIVKDLPELNNAAILSFGGMGYSELLPTSGRTQAAVTLTNAFNAVLHTGPKPWDTVQSILFASFIVQ, encoded by the coding sequence ATGGCGACCAGGATGGCGCCGGTCGAGGCGACCCCAGAGGAACAGCCCAAGAAGAAAAGCAAGAAGAAGTTGCTGCTCATCATCATCGTGGTGATGGTGCTCGCGGCGGTAGCGGCGTACTTCTTGGTACTGAAAAAGCCCACAAAGGCTACCAAGGGAGCAAAGACGGCGGTAACATTGCCGAGCATCTCGTACACGATGCCGGTCATCACCACGAACCTTGACGATGGCCACATCGTCCAGGCGCAGATGCTCCTTGAACTCGCGCCGGGTGATACGAAGGCCGAGATCGTTAAAGATCTCCCAGAACTGAACAACGCTGCGATCTTGAGCTTCGGTGGCATGGGTTATAGCGAATTACTTCCGACCTCTGGTCGAACACAAGCTGCGGTGACCCTGACCAATGCCTTCAATGCGGTGCTACACACTGGACCAAAGCCGTGGGATACGGTGCAGTCCATCCTCTTTGCGAGTTTCATCGTGCAGTAA
- a CDS encoding flagellar motor protein MotB, with amino-acid sequence MGKRAEGEAEAENSERWLLTYADMITLLLALFVVLFAMSSISQKKFDEFKTGLMQTFSQMQLQSALKGGTGLLEHRSLITHPGVTPGPPQISIPQTGAGTPASVSQQDSQLAAEINAALAQANLANDVQVAVEKRGVVVRLLSDKVFFNTDSAALGPVGSEVVNIIGKVVQPLPNDIDVEGYTDSAPIYGGPFSSNFELSAVRAVTVLEQLMRTDGIGASRLSATGFGATHPIVPNSNPTNMALNRRVDVVILNSQTNNRL; translated from the coding sequence ATGGGAAAACGTGCGGAGGGTGAAGCGGAGGCGGAGAACTCGGAACGCTGGTTGCTCACCTATGCAGATATGATCACGCTTTTGTTGGCGCTCTTTGTCGTGTTGTTCGCGATGAGCAGTATCTCGCAGAAGAAGTTTGATGAGTTCAAGACAGGTTTAATGCAGACCTTCTCGCAGATGCAACTTCAATCTGCACTGAAGGGGGGAACCGGTCTCTTGGAACATCGCTCGCTCATCACCCATCCCGGGGTCACACCAGGACCTCCACAGATCTCAATACCTCAAACTGGGGCAGGCACTCCCGCGAGTGTCTCCCAGCAAGATAGCCAGCTCGCAGCCGAGATCAATGCAGCTCTTGCACAGGCGAACCTCGCCAACGATGTCCAAGTAGCGGTTGAAAAACGAGGAGTGGTTGTTCGACTGCTCTCAGATAAGGTCTTTTTTAACACCGATTCTGCTGCACTTGGTCCAGTAGGTAGTGAGGTCGTCAATATCATCGGCAAGGTGGTGCAACCGCTGCCAAACGATATCGATGTGGAGGGCTATACCGACTCGGCACCCATCTATGGTGGGCCTTTTTCATCGAACTTCGAACTCTCAGCCGTGCGAGCGGTGACGGTCTTGGAACAGCTCATGCGTACCGACGGGATCGGTGCGAGCCGACTCTCGGCGACTGGCTTTGGTGCTACCCACCCAATTGTACCCAATTCAAACCCGACGAACATGGCGTTGAATCGAAGAGTCGATGTCGTGATTCTTAACTCGCAAACCAACAACCGACTGTAA
- a CDS encoding motility protein A: MDVATPIGIVFALIAVIVAMVLDGGNPASLIAPSAMLLVIGGTVFVSLAGIRFKEVGRIVGALKSAILAKSLTAEETVETLVKFAEMARREGVLALETAAKDLTDPFLKTGIQLIIDGVDGEKIREILEADIDAMRSRHKAGAKFFKDMAGFAPTLGILGTVMGLIHVLANLSSPNTLGPAISAAFTATLWGVMTANVIWLPISNKLAHLAEQEHMAKLLIVDGALAIQSGSSPRLLEQQLMTYLAPADRATGESPKQGKSQGKGKAA, from the coding sequence ATGGATGTTGCAACCCCGATAGGGATCGTATTCGCGCTCATCGCCGTCATCGTTGCGATGGTACTCGATGGTGGCAATCCGGCATCGTTGATCGCGCCCTCAGCGATGCTCTTGGTGATCGGCGGTACGGTTTTTGTCTCCCTTGCTGGTATCCGCTTCAAGGAAGTTGGCAGGATCGTTGGCGCACTGAAGTCAGCGATCCTTGCCAAGTCCTTGACGGCAGAAGAGACCGTCGAGACGCTCGTCAAGTTCGCAGAGATGGCTCGGCGTGAGGGAGTACTCGCTCTCGAGACGGCGGCGAAGGATCTCACCGATCCGTTTTTGAAGACCGGAATCCAGCTCATCATCGACGGGGTCGATGGTGAGAAGATCCGAGAGATCCTCGAAGCCGATATCGACGCAATGCGATCTCGACATAAGGCTGGTGCCAAGTTCTTCAAGGATATGGCGGGTTTTGCTCCGACGCTTGGCATCCTCGGCACCGTGATGGGACTGATCCATGTGCTCGCGAATCTCTCATCGCCAAACACCTTAGGTCCAGCGATCTCAGCGGCCTTCACCGCCACACTTTGGGGTGTCATGACGGCGAACGTGATCTGGCTGCCGATCTCGAACAAGCTCGCCCATCTGGCCGAACAGGAGCACATGGCAAAGCTCCTCATTGTCGATGGCGCCTTGGCCATCCAGAGCGGATCCTCGCCGCGCCTCCTGGAACAACAGTTGATGACCTATCTAGCTCCGGCGGATCGAGCAACCGGGGAGAGCCCGAAGCAAGGCAAGAGTCAGGGCAAGGGCAAGGCGGCCTAG
- a CDS encoding flagellar FlbD family protein: protein MIEVTRLSGSTVILNADLIEKIEATPDTVITLTTGACFVVKESVSAIVGIVIDYKARILHPALGSQDHRALMVLHGSELE from the coding sequence ATGATCGAGGTAACTCGGCTGTCAGGATCGACAGTTATTCTGAACGCAGATCTGATTGAAAAGATCGAAGCGACACCGGACACGGTGATCACGCTCACGACAGGAGCGTGTTTTGTCGTCAAGGAGTCGGTGTCAGCGATCGTCGGGATCGTGATCGACTACAAGGCGAGGATTCTTCATCCAGCGCTTGGGAGTCAGGATCATCGAGCGTTGATGGTGTTACATGGAAGTGAGTTGGAGTAG
- a CDS encoding flagellar hook protein FlgE codes for MTKSLSAAITGINADQQWLDNIANNIANSNTVGYQSTSIQFADLLYQQSQGAGAPAVGNQGGTNPIVMGSGVRVASNNTNFAQGTMQQTGVSTDLAISGNGFLVVSQGGQDYYTTDGALQLDAAGQLVTATGAIVQGWAPGANGQINQNSPLTGITIPQGQVANPKATQNITLGGNLEAGATNPVTVTTTAYDSLGDPIPITFTFVPSSTTPGSWTVAASVPPSGTSTTPTYLSIDGTTATQSASGVISGGTPITFDQTTGQIASINGSTSNLTTATVGGFPATYNLPTGYTANLDFPAVGSTNAVTQFAGNSSSLAVTNQDGAPSGALTGFSIGSDGTVQGTYANGTKQVLGQIASALFTNPEGLAKQGNLLYQATLNSGAAQLGAAGSGGRGTFVGGSVEESNVNLGNELTDLVLAQTAYQANTKVVSTTASVLQSLVQMA; via the coding sequence ATGACCAAGTCCCTATCCGCAGCCATTACTGGTATTAACGCCGATCAGCAGTGGCTCGATAACATCGCCAACAACATCGCCAACTCGAACACCGTTGGTTACCAATCCACCTCCATCCAATTCGCTGACCTGCTCTATCAGCAGTCGCAAGGGGCGGGCGCCCCTGCCGTTGGCAATCAGGGTGGCACCAACCCGATTGTGATGGGATCCGGCGTGCGGGTCGCCAGCAATAATACCAACTTTGCCCAAGGAACGATGCAACAGACAGGGGTCTCAACGGACCTCGCGATCTCAGGTAATGGTTTTCTTGTGGTCTCCCAAGGAGGTCAGGACTACTACACCACCGATGGTGCGCTCCAGCTCGATGCCGCAGGTCAACTCGTGACCGCTACCGGTGCGATCGTGCAGGGTTGGGCACCCGGAGCAAACGGCCAGATCAACCAGAATAGCCCGCTCACCGGCATCACGATTCCGCAAGGACAGGTAGCAAATCCAAAGGCCACTCAAAACATCACGCTTGGTGGCAACTTGGAGGCTGGTGCAACGAACCCAGTGACGGTTACGACTACCGCGTATGATTCGCTGGGTGATCCGATTCCAATCACGTTTACCTTTGTCCCGAGTTCGACAACTCCAGGGTCGTGGACGGTTGCAGCGTCAGTGCCGCCCTCAGGGACGAGCACCACCCCCACCTACCTCTCGATTGACGGGACGACGGCAACGCAGTCGGCGTCAGGGGTTATCTCTGGAGGGACTCCGATCACCTTCGACCAAACTACTGGTCAGATCGCAAGTATTAACGGCAGCACGAGCAATTTGACGACCGCTACCGTAGGTGGATTTCCAGCAACCTATAATTTGCCAACTGGCTACACCGCGAACCTCGACTTTCCGGCCGTTGGTTCCACTAACGCGGTTACGCAATTCGCCGGGAACTCCTCATCCTTGGCGGTCACCAACCAAGACGGTGCCCCTTCTGGTGCCTTGACTGGCTTTAGCATCGGATCAGATGGAACGGTGCAGGGCACCTATGCGAACGGCACGAAGCAGGTTCTTGGCCAGATCGCGAGTGCGTTGTTCACGAACCCCGAGGGTCTTGCAAAGCAGGGTAACCTCCTCTACCAGGCAACCCTGAACTCGGGTGCTGCTCAACTTGGAGCGGCGGGTTCCGGTGGTCGGGGGACCTTTGTGGGCGGCTCGGTGGAGGAGTCGAACGTGAACCTCGGCAATGAGTTGACCGACCTCGTGCTCGCACAGACCGCCTATCAGGCGAATACCAAGGTGGTCTCAACGACGGCCTCGGTACTCCAATCCCTGGTGCAGATGGCATAA
- a CDS encoding flagellar hook capping FlgD N-terminal domain-containing protein → MTLPISSVGASSAVGAANSTASSPSNTSNNSIASLSSNEFLQLLVTELTNQNPLSPMNPSAMVQQTSSLSMVQLLDSVSNELQSLQSQEGVVNAANLIGQTVSYTTAGGTQGSGVVSGVAMANGSLNLNIDGVAIPSAEVTAVGKTIGGTSN, encoded by the coding sequence ATGACCTTACCTATTAGTTCAGTCGGTGCTTCAAGTGCGGTGGGAGCGGCGAACAGCACTGCTAGCAGTCCATCCAACACCTCAAATAACTCGATTGCGTCGCTCTCATCCAATGAGTTTTTACAACTCCTGGTCACTGAGCTGACGAACCAGAATCCGCTCTCACCGATGAACCCGAGCGCGATGGTGCAGCAGACCTCCAGCCTGTCGATGGTCCAGCTCCTCGATAGCGTCAGCAACGAACTGCAATCGCTCCAGTCTCAGGAAGGAGTGGTCAACGCCGCCAATCTGATCGGCCAGACGGTGAGCTACACGACAGCGGGTGGCACCCAAGGCAGTGGGGTTGTCTCGGGGGTAGCGATGGCGAACGGATCACTCAATCTCAATATCGATGGGGTGGCGATACCGAGTGCCGAAGTGACCGCCGTTGGCAAGACGATCGGAGGGACGAGCAACTGA
- a CDS encoding flagellar hook-length control protein FliK — MSPIAKSTTTPLLEVLPQESPKSQAKSKTQASSKERSEADGAKTHAQPTFAEVQARLERPVVNRHRPTSPIPVTTTLTSPVPMTTTLASPIPSTIARSGHDTKTSAQSADGSVVLATRSDAIELITTPPATAGAPMVRTAENAPAQTRIATQGEAGAQAQAAIPPTKSITTASSTSEAGAPEVPLGKDRQIGAVSSGSLPSQGGEDIGTLTAPLAPRSSSVSISRAPLIIEGSPRSHISSSPPPSDPSNQVVRTKAGAGVYNGAQLFVGQSRVPHQPAPVGPLVEMNGSSPLQRLDMASPPSVPVAGATGEAMASSPLGQLGTIVAQVVREGNLPRTITIALEPKELGQLQLQVTSNGGEIQVHIQVADPLTRGIVSQQLGDLTNALQRDLGFGGQQTGGQGRPSESSPSDGVPMLDATPIAGVVSGSPTAVVAHSLVDVRL, encoded by the coding sequence ATGTCGCCAATAGCTAAGTCAACAACCACTCCGCTCCTCGAGGTACTGCCCCAAGAATCGCCAAAGTCGCAAGCCAAGTCAAAAACCCAAGCGAGTTCCAAGGAGCGCTCTGAGGCTGATGGTGCCAAAACGCACGCTCAGCCGACCTTTGCGGAGGTACAAGCCAGATTGGAGCGACCTGTGGTCAATAGGCATCGGCCAACGTCGCCTATCCCTGTGACCACGACCCTTACGTCGCCTGTCCCTATGACCACGACCCTTGCGTCGCCGATTCCTTCGACGATCGCCCGGTCCGGTCATGACACCAAGACATCTGCACAATCTGCGGATGGATCGGTGGTCCTTGCGACGAGGAGCGACGCTATCGAACTCATCACCACCCCCCCGGCAACCGCAGGCGCTCCAATGGTGCGTACTGCAGAGAATGCACCAGCGCAAACTCGGATTGCGACGCAGGGGGAGGCTGGGGCTCAAGCCCAGGCTGCCATCCCACCAACGAAGTCGATCACTACAGCGTCCTCGACGAGCGAGGCTGGGGCACCCGAGGTTCCCCTTGGTAAGGATCGCCAGATCGGTGCGGTCTCTTCAGGGAGCCTGCCGAGCCAAGGAGGAGAGGACATTGGCACTTTAACAGCTCCACTCGCGCCACGCTCATCATCTGTCAGTATCAGTCGCGCCCCTCTCATCATCGAAGGATCACCACGATCACACATTTCTTCGTCGCCACCACCATCTGATCCATCAAATCAGGTGGTGCGTACAAAGGCGGGCGCTGGTGTGTACAATGGAGCCCAACTCTTTGTCGGACAATCGCGCGTGCCGCACCAACCGGCACCGGTAGGCCCACTCGTCGAGATGAATGGATCGAGTCCACTACAGCGTCTCGATATGGCCTCGCCCCCTTCCGTTCCAGTGGCTGGAGCGACTGGCGAAGCGATGGCGTCCTCCCCACTTGGACAACTCGGCACTATCGTGGCCCAGGTGGTTCGGGAGGGCAATCTTCCAAGGACGATCACTATCGCACTGGAACCAAAGGAACTCGGACAGCTCCAGCTACAGGTGACCTCTAATGGTGGTGAGATTCAAGTCCACATCCAGGTCGCTGATCCTCTGACGAGAGGGATTGTGAGTCAGCAGCTCGGTGATTTGACCAACGCCTTACAGCGTGATCTTGGATTTGGTGGTCAGCAAACAGGAGGACAAGGGCGGCCGTCGGAATCCTCACCATCCGATGGAGTGCCGATGCTTGACGCGACGCCCATTGCAGGTGTCGTGTCTGGATCTCCTACGGCTGTGGTTGCACATTCGCTTGTCGACGTACGGCTCTAA
- a CDS encoding NlpC/P60 family protein, translating to MNAIPATLPALTDLSNAFGQLANQATSASGPGEFLQTLNQVQSTIGSILDPTAATSTSSAADSSAVTNTGTSLAAGMTSGGLGTTAGGTGATVIGTGLMSTPALTASAAFGASPATSPAQTAGQSSSPVNQAVANALNEIGVPYVWGGSSPSAGFDCSGLVQWAYGQAGIDLPRVADQQEQVGTQVASLAQARPGDLVFYGNPAYHVGIYLGNGYMVDAPETGQTVQIQPVGDPTEIRSVAPVMNSPQASVPSDLSSVFAAATQAYNLPPNLLTSVATAESGMNPSAVSSAGAEGLMQIMPQTAASLGVNPMNPTQAIYGAAELLSQKLTKFGSVPLALAAYNAGDGAVEQYGGIPPYAQTQNYVTEVMRLMGGQNVANS from the coding sequence ATGAACGCCATCCCCGCAACCCTTCCAGCGCTCACCGATCTTTCTAATGCCTTTGGCCAACTGGCCAATCAGGCTACCTCGGCGAGTGGGCCGGGTGAGTTTCTCCAAACCCTCAATCAAGTGCAGTCGACGATTGGGTCGATTCTCGATCCGACAGCGGCCACAAGTACCTCGTCAGCCGCTGATTCCTCGGCCGTGACCAACACTGGAACATCCTTGGCTGCAGGGATGACGAGTGGAGGCCTTGGCACAACGGCGGGTGGGACGGGAGCCACAGTGATTGGCACCGGTTTGATGAGCACGCCAGCGTTGACGGCGTCGGCAGCGTTCGGAGCATCACCAGCGACGAGTCCTGCACAAACCGCTGGTCAGAGCTCTTCTCCGGTGAACCAAGCGGTCGCCAATGCCTTGAATGAGATCGGTGTACCCTATGTATGGGGTGGTTCATCACCGTCGGCTGGGTTCGACTGCTCTGGACTGGTGCAGTGGGCCTACGGCCAGGCTGGTATTGATCTGCCACGAGTCGCTGACCAACAAGAACAGGTGGGGACCCAAGTCGCCTCATTGGCTCAGGCACGACCTGGTGATCTTGTCTTCTACGGGAACCCTGCCTACCACGTGGGAATCTATCTCGGCAACGGGTATATGGTCGATGCGCCTGAGACGGGACAGACTGTGCAGATCCAACCGGTGGGAGATCCTACCGAGATTCGCAGTGTCGCGCCGGTCATGAACAGCCCGCAGGCGAGCGTACCATCAGACCTATCCTCCGTCTTTGCGGCTGCGACCCAGGCCTACAATCTGCCACCCAACCTGTTGACTTCGGTCGCAACGGCGGAGTCTGGGATGAATCCATCTGCAGTCTCCTCGGCGGGTGCGGAAGGACTCATGCAGATTATGCCGCAAACGGCCGCTTCGCTGGGTGTCAATCCAATGAACCCTACCCAGGCGATCTATGGAGCTGCTGAACTGCTTTCTCAAAAATTAACCAAGTTTGGATCAGTGCCACTCGCTTTAGCCGCCTACAACGCAGGTGACGGGGCGGTGGAGCAGTACGGGGGGATACCGCCATATGCCCAGACGCAAAATTACGTGACCGAGGTCATGAGACTCATGGGAGGCCAAAATGTCGCCAATAGCTAA
- a CDS encoding FliI/YscN family ATPase → MSWGVGTMIPDLMRERLLSVVEPTPRGRVCRLVGMHLEVEGVEAGIGDAVVVDLGGAKTLIAEVVGLDNQRLICMPFKEMTGVRYGNPAWSLKRPPLFPVGPALLGRVLDSEGRPIDQLGQLTPEDLVVIDGRAPSPMDRTLIDEQLSLGIRVIDTLVPCGIGQRLGVFAGAGVGKSSLLSMMIRGADVDVIVLALVGERGREVKEFLEHDLGPEGLAKAAIVVATSDAPPLLRVRAALAATRVAEWFRDQGKRVLLVMDSLTRLGLAQREIGLSAGEPPSVRGYPPSVFALMARLLERAGTSSRGSITGIYSVLVDGDDLNDPIADSARSVLDGHIVLSRSQAQRGLYPAVSVLESISRLETAILDDSQRALAHEARRLYAELDQVRDLIDLGAYVAGSNPNVDRALATVPRLTQLFAQDLMDLTPASATWSRLSQALGVAQ, encoded by the coding sequence ATGAGCTGGGGAGTTGGCACCATGATACCTGATCTGATGCGGGAGCGACTGTTGTCCGTTGTCGAACCAACGCCGCGTGGGCGCGTCTGCCGTTTGGTTGGGATGCACCTCGAGGTGGAAGGGGTCGAAGCAGGGATCGGCGATGCGGTCGTGGTGGATCTAGGAGGGGCGAAGACGCTCATCGCCGAGGTTGTCGGCCTCGATAACCAGCGGCTCATCTGCATGCCGTTCAAGGAGATGACCGGTGTGCGCTACGGTAATCCTGCCTGGTCACTGAAGCGACCACCACTCTTTCCGGTTGGGCCGGCCCTCCTTGGAAGAGTCTTGGACTCAGAGGGGCGACCGATCGACCAACTCGGACAGCTCACACCAGAGGATTTAGTGGTGATCGATGGCAGGGCACCTTCGCCAATGGATCGTACCCTCATCGACGAGCAACTCTCGCTTGGGATACGGGTCATCGACACCCTGGTCCCGTGTGGGATCGGCCAGCGGCTCGGTGTCTTTGCTGGTGCTGGAGTTGGGAAGTCTTCACTGCTGTCGATGATGATTCGTGGTGCCGATGTCGACGTGATCGTGTTGGCACTCGTTGGGGAGCGTGGGCGTGAGGTCAAGGAGTTTCTGGAACATGATCTCGGCCCCGAAGGCTTGGCCAAGGCGGCGATCGTCGTGGCCACCTCTGATGCACCACCCTTGTTGCGTGTGCGTGCGGCACTGGCGGCGACAAGAGTCGCCGAGTGGTTCCGTGATCAGGGAAAGCGCGTACTGCTCGTGATGGACTCACTGACTCGACTCGGTTTGGCACAGCGTGAGATTGGGCTCTCGGCCGGCGAGCCGCCGAGCGTGCGCGGTTATCCGCCCTCGGTCTTTGCGTTGATGGCACGACTGTTGGAGCGAGCCGGCACCTCGAGCCGCGGAAGCATCACCGGCATATATTCGGTCCTCGTCGATGGGGACGACTTGAATGATCCAATCGCGGACTCCGCACGTTCAGTGCTCGATGGTCACATCGTCCTCAGTCGGAGCCAGGCCCAGCGTGGCCTCTATCCAGCGGTGTCGGTGCTGGAGTCGATCTCGCGCCTTGAGACCGCGATCCTTGATGACTCCCAGCGTGCATTAGCCCATGAGGCTCGACGACTCTACGCAGAGCTCGATCAGGTGCGCGACCTGATCGATCTTGGTGCCTACGTCGCTGGCTCGAATCCTAACGTCGATCGAGCACTTGCTACTGTCCCTCGCTTGACGCAGCTTTTTGCGCAGGATCTGATGGACTTGACCCCGGCGTCTGCGACATGGTCACGGTTGTCTCAAGCACTCGGGGTGGCGCAGTGA